Proteins from one Nakamurella multipartita DSM 44233 genomic window:
- the ffh gene encoding signal recognition particle protein: MFETLSDRLSGVFTNLRGKGRLTPADVDRTCREIRVALLEADVALPVVRAFIARIKERANGVIVSAALNPAQQIIKIVNEELVAILGGETRRLTYAKNPPTVIMLAGLQGAGKTTLAGKLALWLKGQGHTPLLVASDLQRPNAVTQLQIVGEQAGVQVFAPEPGNGVGDPVAVARAGVAHAKVRLHDIVIVDTAGRLGVDADMMQQAVDIRDAVQPQEILFVLDAMVGQDAVTTAEAFRDGVGFNGVVLTKLDGDARGGAALSVRHVTGQPIMFASTGEKLADFDVFHPDRMASRILGMGDMLTLIEQAEQHFEADQAEAMAAKMAGNEFTLEDFLEQMMMIRKMGPIGGLLGMLPGAGQMKDALANVDDRDIDRTAAIIQSMTPAERQDPKIINASRRQRIARGSGSTVSQVNALVERFFEARKMMSSMAGRFGFPGARPSNRKAAKGRRKSGKRTTGRGPTQPKVKGMPGGFPGMGALPPGMGAPGMGAPGAMPGLDQFPGDFDPTKLKFPKQ, translated from the coding sequence GTGTTCGAAACGCTGTCTGACCGGCTGTCCGGTGTCTTCACCAATCTGCGCGGCAAGGGTCGGCTGACCCCGGCCGACGTCGACCGCACGTGCCGGGAGATCCGGGTCGCGCTGCTGGAGGCCGACGTTGCGCTCCCGGTGGTCCGTGCGTTCATCGCGCGGATCAAGGAGCGGGCCAACGGGGTGATCGTCTCGGCGGCCCTGAACCCGGCGCAGCAGATCATCAAAATCGTCAACGAGGAACTCGTCGCGATCCTCGGCGGCGAGACTCGGCGGCTGACCTACGCCAAGAATCCGCCGACGGTGATCATGCTGGCCGGCCTGCAGGGCGCCGGCAAGACCACCCTGGCCGGCAAGCTCGCGCTCTGGCTCAAGGGGCAGGGGCACACCCCGCTGCTGGTCGCCTCCGACCTGCAGCGCCCCAACGCGGTCACCCAGCTGCAGATCGTCGGCGAGCAGGCCGGCGTGCAGGTCTTCGCGCCCGAGCCCGGCAACGGGGTGGGCGACCCGGTCGCGGTGGCCCGGGCCGGTGTCGCCCACGCCAAGGTGCGGCTGCACGACATCGTCATCGTGGACACCGCCGGCCGGCTGGGCGTGGACGCCGACATGATGCAGCAGGCCGTGGACATCCGCGACGCCGTCCAGCCGCAGGAGATCCTGTTCGTGCTCGACGCGATGGTCGGCCAGGACGCGGTCACCACCGCGGAGGCCTTCCGCGACGGCGTCGGCTTCAACGGCGTGGTGCTGACCAAGCTCGACGGCGACGCCCGCGGTGGTGCCGCGCTGTCCGTGCGGCACGTCACCGGGCAGCCGATCATGTTCGCCTCCACCGGCGAGAAGCTGGCCGATTTCGACGTCTTCCACCCGGACCGGATGGCCTCCCGGATCCTGGGCATGGGCGACATGCTGACCCTGATCGAGCAGGCCGAGCAGCACTTCGAGGCCGACCAGGCCGAGGCGATGGCCGCCAAGATGGCGGGCAACGAGTTCACCCTCGAGGACTTCCTCGAGCAGATGATGATGATCCGCAAGATGGGCCCCATCGGCGGGCTGCTGGGCATGCTGCCCGGGGCCGGCCAGATGAAGGACGCCCTGGCCAACGTCGACGACCGCGACATCGACCGCACCGCGGCCATCATCCAGTCCATGACGCCGGCCGAGCGGCAGGACCCGAAGATCATCAACGCCTCCCGCCGGCAGCGCATCGCCCGGGGCTCGGGCTCGACCGTGTCCCAGGTCAACGCGCTGGTGGAACGCTTCTTCGAGGCGCGCAAGATGATGTCCTCAATGGCCGGCCGGTTCGGCTTCCCGGGCGCCCGCCCGTCCAACCGCAAGGCGGCCAAGGGCCGGCGCAAGTCGGGCAAGCGCACGACCGGCCGCGGCCCGACCCAGCCCAAGGTCAAGGGCATGCCGGGCGGTTTCCCCGGGATGGGCGCCCTGCCGCCGGGAATGGGCGCGCCGGGGATGGGGGCACCCGGCGCGATGCCGGGGCTGGATCAGTTCCCCGGTGACTTCGATCCGACGAAGCTCAAGTTCCCCAAGCAGTGA
- a CDS encoding ABC transporter ATP-binding protein produces MSSSISVEVSGLTMSYGTTKVLHGVDFTIARGEVLVLLGPNGAGKTTTIEILEGFRLPSAGTVRVLGEDPAKADELWRSRIGVVLQSWRDHGRWRVRDLLDHLAAFYRPYATRAGGPPRPPYPTDELIEMVGLGEHRRAKVATLSGGQRRRLDVAIGIVGRPELLFLDEPTAGFDPAARRDFHDLVHRLSDLQDTTILLTTHDLDEAEKLADRILILHHGRIAADGTADALARQVAGTAEVRWSQDGQRHVHATDDATGFVRDLFAQERMDRGRVEDLEVRRPSLESTYLSMVADERPSLEVVR; encoded by the coding sequence ATGTCGTCCTCCATTTCCGTCGAGGTGTCCGGTCTGACGATGAGCTACGGCACCACCAAGGTGCTGCACGGGGTGGACTTCACGATCGCCCGGGGCGAGGTCCTGGTCCTGCTCGGACCCAACGGCGCCGGCAAGACGACCACCATCGAGATCCTGGAGGGCTTCCGCCTGCCCTCGGCCGGCACCGTCCGGGTGCTGGGCGAGGACCCGGCCAAGGCGGACGAGCTCTGGCGGTCCCGGATCGGCGTGGTGCTGCAGTCCTGGCGCGATCACGGGCGATGGCGGGTCCGGGACCTGCTCGATCACCTGGCCGCCTTCTACCGGCCCTATGCGACCCGCGCCGGCGGCCCGCCCCGGCCGCCGTATCCCACCGACGAGCTCATCGAAATGGTCGGGCTGGGCGAGCACCGCCGGGCCAAGGTGGCCACCCTGTCCGGCGGCCAGCGGCGCCGGCTCGACGTGGCCATCGGCATCGTCGGACGGCCCGAGCTGCTCTTCCTGGACGAACCGACGGCCGGCTTCGATCCCGCCGCCCGCCGCGACTTCCACGACCTGGTGCACCGGCTGTCCGATCTGCAGGACACCACGATCCTGCTCACCACTCACGACCTGGACGAGGCGGAGAAGCTGGCCGACCGGATCCTGATCCTGCATCACGGCCGGATCGCGGCCGACGGCACCGCCGACGCGCTGGCCCGGCAGGTGGCCGGCACGGCCGAGGTCCGCTGGAGCCAGGACGGTCAGCGGCACGTGCACGCCACCGACGACGCCACTGGATTCGTCCGGGACCTGTTCGCCCAGGAACGGATGGACCGGGGCCGCGTCGAGGACCTGGAGGTCCGCCGGCCCAGTCTGGAGAGCACGTATCTGTCCATGGTCGCCGACGAGCGGCCGTCCCTGGAGGTGGTCCGATGA
- a CDS encoding ABC transporter permease yields MSTHGQAVACGLRRGRIEFGNSVRAGQDIAYYVIVSLIVLVVLWLNRDSTLPGTDVPVALFMLPGLLALQIVFSGAYGMATQLATEREDGTLLRLKSVPGGMTGYVVGQMLRTTVEIAFSMTILLIPAFFFVPGLTANGLTGWMEAFGFLLLGLLAVLPLGFVIGSVFKSPRMVGGWGMLVMGAIIWVSGIFYPLAQMAGWAQVLGQLTPTYWLGLGVRSALLPESAAAVEIDGSWRTLLTLGVLLLWAVVGFLLAPPLLRRMARRESGSSVAARREKALQRV; encoded by the coding sequence ATGAGCACCCACGGCCAGGCGGTCGCCTGCGGCCTGCGACGCGGCCGGATCGAGTTCGGCAACAGCGTCCGGGCCGGTCAGGACATCGCCTACTACGTGATCGTGTCGTTGATCGTGCTGGTGGTGCTGTGGCTGAACCGCGACAGCACCCTGCCCGGCACCGACGTCCCGGTGGCCCTGTTCATGCTGCCCGGTCTGCTGGCCCTGCAGATCGTGTTCTCCGGGGCCTACGGGATGGCCACCCAGCTGGCCACCGAACGCGAGGACGGCACATTGCTGCGCCTGAAGTCGGTGCCGGGCGGGATGACCGGCTACGTCGTCGGGCAGATGCTGCGCACCACTGTGGAGATCGCGTTCAGCATGACGATCCTGCTGATCCCGGCGTTCTTCTTCGTGCCGGGGCTGACCGCGAACGGTCTCACCGGCTGGATGGAGGCCTTCGGCTTCCTGCTACTGGGTTTGCTGGCGGTGCTGCCGCTGGGCTTCGTCATCGGGTCGGTGTTCAAGAGCCCGCGCATGGTCGGCGGCTGGGGCATGCTCGTGATGGGCGCCATCATCTGGGTGTCCGGCATCTTCTACCCGTTGGCCCAGATGGCCGGCTGGGCGCAGGTGCTCGGACAGCTGACCCCGACCTACTGGCTGGGTCTGGGGGTCCGGTCGGCGTTGCTGCCCGAGTCGGCCGCCGCGGTGGAGATCGACGGCAGCTGGCGGACCCTGCTCACCCTGGGAGTGCTGCTGCTCTGGGCCGTCGTCGGCTTCCTGCTGGCCCCCCCGCTGCTGCGACGGATGGCCCGGCGGGAGTCGGGCTCGTCGGTGGCGGCCCGGCGGGAGAAGGCCCTGCAGCGTGTCTGA
- a CDS encoding helix-turn-helix transcriptional regulator: MSDVLFNRLAVLRAERGITRRQLAEAVGVHYQTVGYLERGEYSPSLVLALRIAEYFEMPVEQVFSTRAFPRIGQTGSAVS, encoded by the coding sequence GTGTCTGACGTCCTGTTCAACCGGCTGGCCGTATTACGGGCCGAGCGCGGCATCACCCGCCGGCAACTGGCCGAGGCGGTCGGCGTGCACTACCAGACCGTCGGGTACCTCGAACGAGGCGAGTACAGCCCGAGCCTGGTGCTCGCGTTGCGCATCGCCGAGTACTTCGAGATGCCGGTCGAGCAGGTCTTTTCCACCCGGGCGTTCCCGCGGATCGGGCAGACCGGTTCGGCGGTCAGCTGA
- a CDS encoding [protein-PII] uridylyltransferase, which translates to MAGGFAELRAQLLSRTGVPGPARRKALARLTDGWLGELAQDAGVNVGGVALVAVGGFGRGELSPFSDLDLVLLHSTETPASYAGMLAERLWYPIWDSKIRLDHSVRSVGGARQVARTDLPAMLGMLDLRHIAGDPDLAVTLHRRVLADWRSDAKNRLADLRASCQERADRSGQLAFATTPDLKESRGGLRDLVVMRAVAASWVADCPHQGLEEARSALLDVRDVVQTVAGRATDRLQVQDQDAVAAQLGLDDRDALLKHVAGIARTVDHASDLTWHRVDRALSRPSGTITDLGGRITRRIERTPLADGIVEQEGEAVLARAVNPANDPTLVVRAAAAAAQSGLPVSPATVLRLARTCPPLPDPWPPVALDAFLSLLGAGEPMLAAWEDLDQAGLISTLLPGWERLRSLPQRDPIHLYTVDRHLMQTAVNAAGLVRRVARPDLLLLAAILHDIGKGPREDERDHADHAVVGADLCVPWLRRMGLSEPDVRTVERLIRHHLLLGDFAARRDPDDPATIAAIVEAVGDAATLDLLAALTESDARAAGPAAWTTWRAGQIRHLVGRVRRALDGERPAEPPAITQVERELIESGTGSVGIVIESIPAAVRITICAPDRPGLLAAAAAVLTMHRLTVRSAAIRTIDGHALQTWIAAPQFGEAPAAATLRADLVRALDGSLDVAARLARRTAPPRRGPAVPPEVRVVESASDLSTVLEVRAHDLPGLLYTVSSALTAAGVSVVSARVDTLGADAVDVFYVQTPDGAPLSGSRAREVADGITQALVS; encoded by the coding sequence ATGGCGGGCGGTTTCGCGGAGTTGCGAGCCCAACTGCTGAGCCGGACCGGGGTTCCCGGTCCGGCTCGGCGGAAGGCTCTCGCCCGGCTGACCGACGGCTGGCTCGGCGAGCTGGCCCAGGACGCCGGGGTCAACGTCGGCGGCGTGGCCCTGGTCGCGGTCGGCGGATTCGGCCGCGGCGAACTGTCCCCCTTCTCGGACCTGGATCTGGTCCTGTTGCATTCCACGGAGACGCCGGCCTCCTACGCCGGCATGCTGGCCGAGCGGCTGTGGTACCCGATCTGGGACTCCAAGATCCGCCTGGATCATTCGGTGCGCAGCGTCGGCGGAGCCCGGCAGGTCGCCCGTACCGACCTGCCGGCCATGCTGGGCATGCTCGACCTGCGGCACATCGCCGGTGACCCGGACCTGGCCGTCACCCTGCACCGCCGGGTGCTGGCCGACTGGCGCTCGGATGCCAAGAACCGGCTGGCCGACCTGCGCGCGTCCTGCCAGGAACGCGCCGACCGCTCGGGGCAGCTGGCCTTCGCCACCACCCCCGATCTCAAGGAGTCCCGCGGCGGCCTGCGCGACCTGGTCGTGATGCGCGCGGTGGCCGCCTCCTGGGTGGCCGACTGCCCGCACCAGGGACTGGAGGAGGCCCGCTCGGCGTTGCTGGACGTGCGCGACGTCGTGCAGACCGTCGCCGGCCGGGCCACCGACCGGCTGCAGGTGCAGGACCAGGACGCGGTCGCCGCCCAGCTCGGGCTGGACGACCGGGACGCCCTGCTCAAGCACGTCGCCGGCATCGCCCGCACCGTCGACCACGCCAGCGACCTGACCTGGCACCGGGTGGACCGGGCGCTGTCCCGGCCGTCGGGCACCATCACCGACCTGGGCGGCCGGATCACCCGCCGCATCGAACGCACCCCGCTGGCCGACGGCATCGTCGAGCAGGAGGGCGAGGCGGTGCTGGCCCGGGCGGTCAACCCGGCCAACGACCCCACGCTGGTGGTGCGGGCGGCGGCCGCCGCTGCGCAGTCCGGGCTGCCGGTGTCGCCGGCCACCGTGCTGCGGCTGGCCCGCACCTGCCCGCCGCTGCCCGACCCGTGGCCGCCGGTCGCGCTCGATGCGTTCCTGTCCCTGCTCGGAGCGGGCGAGCCGATGCTCGCCGCCTGGGAGGACCTGGACCAGGCCGGTTTGATCTCCACCCTGCTGCCCGGCTGGGAGCGGCTGCGCTCGCTGCCGCAGCGCGACCCGATCCACCTCTACACGGTCGACCGGCACCTGATGCAGACCGCGGTGAACGCCGCCGGCCTGGTCCGCCGGGTGGCCCGACCGGACCTGCTGCTGCTGGCCGCGATCCTGCACGACATCGGCAAGGGACCCCGCGAGGACGAACGCGACCACGCCGACCACGCCGTGGTCGGGGCCGACCTGTGCGTGCCCTGGCTGCGCCGGATGGGCCTGAGCGAGCCGGACGTCCGGACGGTCGAGCGGCTGATCCGGCACCACCTGCTGCTCGGCGACTTCGCCGCCCGCCGCGACCCGGACGACCCGGCCACCATCGCCGCGATCGTCGAGGCGGTCGGGGATGCGGCGACCCTGGACCTGCTGGCGGCGTTGACCGAGTCCGACGCCCGCGCGGCCGGCCCCGCGGCCTGGACCACCTGGCGGGCCGGGCAGATCCGGCACCTGGTCGGCCGGGTCCGCCGGGCCCTGGACGGGGAACGCCCGGCCGAGCCGCCGGCGATCACCCAGGTCGAGCGGGAACTGATCGAGTCCGGCACCGGGTCGGTCGGCATCGTCATCGAGTCCATCCCGGCCGCCGTGCGCATCACCATCTGCGCGCCCGACCGGCCCGGGCTGCTGGCCGCCGCCGCGGCGGTGCTGACCATGCACCGGCTCACCGTGCGTTCGGCAGCGATCCGCACCATCGACGGCCACGCGCTGCAGACCTGGATCGCCGCGCCTCAGTTCGGCGAGGCCCCGGCCGCGGCCACCCTGCGAGCCGACCTGGTCCGGGCGCTGGACGGCAGCCTGGACGTCGCGGCCCGGCTGGCCCGGCGCACCGCCCCGCCCCGCCGCGGCCCCGCGGTGCCGCCCGAGGTGCGGGTGGTGGAATCCGCCTCCGACCTGTCCACGGTGCTGGAGGTGCGGGCGCACGACCTGCCCGGCCTGCTGTACACGGTGTCCTCGGCGCTGACCGCGGCCGGGGTCAGCGTGGTCAGCGCCCGGGTGGACACGCTGGGCGCCGACGCCGTCGACGTGTTCTACGTGCAGACGCCGGACGGTGCCCCGCTGTCCGGGTCCCGGGCCCGCGAGGTCGCCGACGGCATCACCCAGGCGCTGGTCAGCTGA
- a CDS encoding P-II family nitrogen regulator, whose protein sequence is MKVVTAVIKPFKLDEVRAALLAFGVQGMTVSESSGYGRQRGHTEVYRGAEYTVELLPKVRVEILVDDEDAEDVVDVIVRAARTGKIGDGKVWTQPVETVIRVRTGERGPEAL, encoded by the coding sequence ATGAAGGTTGTCACCGCCGTCATCAAGCCGTTCAAGCTCGACGAGGTGCGTGCAGCGTTGCTTGCCTTCGGGGTTCAGGGAATGACCGTCTCGGAGTCCTCCGGGTATGGCCGCCAGCGCGGGCACACCGAGGTCTACCGGGGCGCGGAGTACACCGTGGAGCTGCTGCCCAAGGTGCGCGTGGAGATCCTGGTCGACGACGAGGACGCCGAGGACGTGGTCGACGTGATCGTGCGGGCGGCCCGCACCGGCAAGATCGGTGACGGGAAGGTGTGGACCCAGCCCGTGGAGACGGTCATCCGCGTCCGCACCGGCGAGCGCGGTCCGGAAGCGCTGTAG
- a CDS encoding ammonium transporter, whose protein sequence is MDSTFELDAGNTAWMLAAASLVLLMTPALAFFYGGMTRSKSVLNMMMMSFGAMAIVGPIWMLWGYSEAFGTNMGGIIGDPFEYFALHGLNDENGLMAATGVPATVAVGYQATFAIITVALISGAIADRARFGTWLVFSGLWVTLVYGPLAHMVWGGGALSGGGFVADWLSTPIDFAGGTVVHINAGMAGFMLALIIGKRRGFAKEPMKPHNLPFVMLGAGLLWFGWFGFNAGSEFAADGTAGQAWLNTCVATCVAALGWLIVERIRDKHATSLGAASGIVAGLVAITPAAGAVDIVGAMFIGVIAGAVCALAVGLKYRFGYDDSLDVVGVHLVGGIVGTVLIGLFANVTRDADGVVTSYTWAPDGALNGLFYGGGWTQLGTQTLVALIAVVISGVMTLIIGYALKFTMGWRIPDEHEVEGVDVTTHGEAAYDLEPSSGASHASGSLSHIPAHRAQEVKA, encoded by the coding sequence ATGGACTCCACCTTCGAACTGGACGCAGGCAATACCGCCTGGATGCTGGCCGCGGCATCGCTGGTCCTGTTGATGACCCCCGCGCTGGCGTTCTTCTACGGCGGCATGACGCGGTCCAAGTCCGTGCTGAACATGATGATGATGAGCTTCGGCGCGATGGCGATCGTCGGGCCGATCTGGATGCTCTGGGGTTACTCCGAGGCCTTCGGAACCAACATGGGCGGCATCATCGGCGATCCCTTCGAGTACTTCGCCCTGCACGGCCTCAACGACGAGAACGGCCTGATGGCCGCGACCGGCGTGCCGGCCACCGTGGCCGTCGGCTACCAGGCGACCTTCGCCATCATCACCGTCGCGCTGATCTCCGGCGCCATCGCCGACCGGGCCCGCTTCGGCACCTGGCTGGTGTTCAGCGGCCTGTGGGTCACGCTGGTCTACGGCCCGCTCGCGCACATGGTGTGGGGCGGCGGCGCCCTGAGCGGCGGCGGTTTCGTGGCCGACTGGCTGTCCACCCCGATCGACTTCGCCGGCGGCACCGTGGTGCACATCAACGCCGGTATGGCCGGCTTCATGCTGGCCCTGATCATCGGTAAGCGGCGCGGCTTCGCAAAGGAGCCGATGAAGCCGCACAACCTGCCGTTCGTCATGCTCGGCGCCGGTCTGCTGTGGTTCGGCTGGTTCGGCTTCAACGCCGGGTCCGAGTTCGCGGCCGACGGCACCGCCGGTCAGGCCTGGCTGAACACCTGCGTGGCCACCTGCGTCGCCGCGTTGGGCTGGCTGATCGTGGAGCGGATCCGCGACAAGCACGCCACCAGCCTGGGCGCCGCCTCCGGCATCGTGGCCGGCCTGGTCGCCATCACCCCGGCCGCGGGTGCGGTCGACATCGTCGGCGCCATGTTCATCGGCGTCATCGCCGGTGCCGTCTGCGCGCTGGCCGTCGGACTCAAGTACCGGTTCGGCTACGACGACTCGCTGGACGTGGTCGGCGTGCACCTGGTCGGCGGCATCGTCGGCACCGTGCTGATCGGCCTGTTCGCCAACGTCACCCGGGACGCCGACGGGGTCGTCACCTCGTACACCTGGGCCCCCGACGGTGCCCTCAACGGCCTGTTCTACGGCGGCGGCTGGACCCAGCTGGGCACCCAGACGCTGGTCGCGCTGATCGCCGTGGTGATCTCGGGTGTGATGACCCTGATCATCGGCTACGCGCTGAAGTTCACCATGGGCTGGCGCATCCCCGACGAGCACGAGGTCGAGGGCGTCGACGTCACCACCCACGGTGAGGCCGCGTACGACCTGGAGCCGTCTTCTGGCGCGAGCCACGCGTCCGGTTCCCTTTCTCACATCCCCGCGCACCGGGCCCAGGAGGTCAAGGCATGA
- the ftsY gene encoding signal recognition particle-docking protein FtsY, translating to MPTWIWIVIAVVVVLALALVLGTVRARGRRISLKDAPPPPVAPTEGPPAKGGYKAGGSISFAAGAATAPPPTKPMPVVPLDDEPPAGPLVGEDTAVPRDSPSRSIVEVPLPEATPAPEPEPEPQPEPEPQPQPEPVIAELETPPAVEEIAPTAGRLSKLRGRLSRSQNAFGRSLLGLLGAGTLDDDSWEEVEDTLLMADLGAAAAAEITEKLRGAVAAHGVTDAASARALLRRVLIEAVDPTMDRAVRALPHDGRPSVLLIVGVNGTGKTTTTGKLARVLVADGRHVVLGAADTFRAAAADQLQTWGERAGAAVVRADAGTDPASVAFDAVKRGIADGADAVLIDTAGRLHTKTGLMDELGKVKRVVEKQAEVDEVLLVLDATTGQNGLVQATVFADVVDISGIVLTKLDGTAKGGIVVAVQRTLGVPVKLVGLGEGPDDLAPFEPAAFVDALLGD from the coding sequence GTGCCAACCTGGATCTGGATCGTCATCGCTGTTGTCGTCGTGCTGGCCCTCGCGCTGGTCCTGGGGACCGTCCGCGCGCGCGGTCGCCGCATCTCGCTCAAGGACGCCCCGCCGCCGCCGGTCGCGCCGACCGAGGGGCCGCCGGCCAAGGGCGGCTACAAGGCCGGCGGGTCGATCTCGTTCGCCGCCGGCGCGGCGACGGCTCCGCCCCCCACCAAGCCGATGCCGGTGGTGCCGCTGGACGACGAACCGCCGGCCGGACCGCTGGTCGGGGAGGACACCGCGGTGCCGCGGGACTCGCCCAGCCGCAGCATCGTCGAGGTGCCGCTGCCCGAGGCCACGCCGGCGCCGGAACCGGAACCCGAACCGCAACCGGAGCCGGAGCCGCAGCCGCAGCCGGAACCGGTGATCGCCGAGCTGGAGACCCCGCCGGCGGTCGAGGAGATCGCGCCCACCGCGGGCCGGCTGTCCAAGCTGCGCGGCCGGCTGTCCCGCTCGCAGAACGCGTTCGGCCGGTCCCTGCTGGGTCTGCTGGGCGCCGGCACGCTGGACGACGACTCGTGGGAAGAGGTCGAGGACACGCTGCTGATGGCCGACCTGGGGGCGGCGGCCGCGGCCGAGATCACCGAGAAGCTGCGGGGCGCGGTCGCCGCGCACGGGGTCACCGACGCGGCCAGCGCCCGGGCTTTGCTGCGCCGGGTGCTGATCGAGGCGGTCGACCCGACGATGGACCGGGCCGTCCGCGCGCTGCCGCACGACGGGCGTCCGTCGGTGCTGCTCATCGTCGGGGTCAACGGCACCGGCAAGACCACCACCACCGGCAAGCTGGCCCGGGTGCTGGTCGCCGACGGCCGGCACGTGGTGCTCGGCGCGGCCGACACGTTCCGCGCGGCCGCCGCCGACCAGCTGCAGACCTGGGGCGAGCGGGCCGGGGCGGCGGTGGTCCGGGCCGACGCCGGCACCGACCCCGCCTCGGTCGCGTTCGACGCGGTCAAGCGGGGCATCGCCGACGGCGCCGACGCGGTGCTGATCGACACCGCCGGCCGGCTGCACACCAAGACCGGCTTGATGGACGAGCTGGGCAAGGTCAAGCGGGTGGTCGAGAAACAAGCCGAGGTGGACGAGGTCCTGCTCGTGCTGGACGCCACCACCGGGCAGAACGGCCTGGTTCAGGCGACCGTGTTCGCCGACGTGGTGGACATCTCCGGGATCGTGCTGACCAAGCTCGACGGCACTGCCAAGGGCGGCATCGTGGTCGCGGTGCAGCGCACCCTGGGCGTGCCGGTCAAGCTGGTCGGCCTGGGTGAGGGACCCGACGATCTGGCGCCGTTCGAGCCGGCCGCCTTCGTCGACGCTCTGTTGGGTGACTGA
- a CDS encoding [protein-PII] uridylyltransferase family protein has protein sequence MPRTADRTTHTKLGRGGLADIEWTIQLLQLQHAYAVPGLRTPHTLPAIAAAAQAGLISDEDAESLTNGWLVASRTRNAIMLVRGKPDDQIPRQGRELAAIARACGYPPGGDPGEFVDDYRRATRRARKVVDRVFDNG, from the coding sequence ATGCCGCGCACCGCCGACCGGACCACCCACACCAAGCTCGGCCGGGGCGGCCTGGCCGACATCGAGTGGACCATCCAGCTGCTGCAGCTGCAGCACGCCTACGCGGTGCCCGGCCTGCGCACTCCGCACACCCTGCCGGCCATCGCCGCCGCCGCCCAGGCCGGGTTGATCAGCGACGAGGACGCCGAGTCGCTGACCAACGGCTGGCTGGTCGCCTCCCGCACCCGCAACGCGATCATGCTGGTCCGCGGCAAGCCGGACGACCAGATCCCGCGGCAGGGTCGGGAGCTGGCCGCCATCGCCCGGGCCTGCGGGTACCCGCCGGGCGGCGATCCCGGCGAGTTCGTCGACGACTACCGCCGGGCGACCCGACGCGCCCGCAAGGTGGTGGACCGGGTCTTCGACAACGGTTAG
- a CDS encoding type 1 glutamine amidotransferase: MATILVLEHDPDDPVQRLGDWLTEAGATLLICRLHAGEQIPAEFDAVVCLGGRMNATDDAATPWLAATKALLRRAIAARTPTLGVCLGAQLMAVAGGGTVTVGANGPEVGAYLAAKRDAAGQDPLFADLPMTPDVMQCHDDVVTALPPGSTLLLSGTGYPHQAWRQGDAAWAVQFHPETTAATVREWAAGHGVTGGPRLGPMLDEADQAATEVWRDFAHRFVAFVDRPPAARTGLPISAVPR; the protein is encoded by the coding sequence ATGGCCACGATCCTGGTCCTGGAGCACGACCCCGACGACCCGGTCCAGCGGTTGGGGGACTGGTTGACCGAGGCCGGGGCGACCCTGCTCATCTGCCGGCTGCACGCCGGCGAACAGATCCCGGCCGAGTTCGACGCCGTGGTCTGCCTGGGCGGGCGGATGAACGCCACCGACGACGCCGCGACCCCCTGGCTGGCGGCCACCAAGGCGCTGCTGCGGCGAGCGATCGCCGCGCGCACCCCCACCCTCGGGGTCTGCCTGGGTGCGCAGCTGATGGCCGTCGCCGGCGGCGGCACGGTCACCGTCGGCGCGAACGGGCCGGAGGTCGGCGCCTACCTGGCGGCCAAGCGGGACGCCGCCGGGCAGGATCCGCTGTTCGCCGACCTGCCGATGACCCCGGACGTCATGCAGTGCCACGACGACGTCGTCACCGCCTTGCCCCCCGGGTCCACCCTGCTGCTGTCCGGGACCGGGTACCCGCACCAGGCCTGGCGGCAGGGCGACGCCGCGTGGGCGGTGCAGTTCCACCCGGAGACCACTGCGGCGACCGTGCGGGAGTGGGCGGCCGGCCACGGCGTCACCGGCGGCCCCCGGCTCGGTCCGATGCTGGACGAGGCCGACCAGGCCGCCACCGAAGTCTGGCGAGACTTCGCGCACCGGTTCGTCGCGTTCGTGGACCGGCCGCCGGCCGCCCGCACGGGCCTGCCGATCTCGGCGGTGCCCCGATGA